ATGCGCGCGCTCACGCCGGCGGCGTTGCTCGACCGGCTCGACCATCGTCACGATCTTCTCAACGTCGGCGACCGCTCGGCCGCGCCACGGCACCACTCGTTGCGAGCCGCGCTGGAATGGAGCTACGAGCTGTGCTCCGAACCGGAACGGCGGTTGTGGGAACGCCTTTCGGTGTTCTCTGGATGGATCATGCTGAGCGCCGCGGAGTGCATCTGTAGTGACGACGTGCTTCCGCGAGAGGATATCGCCGGGCACTTGTCCGCACTGGTCGACAAGTCGATCGTGGCGCGCCACATCGCCGAGGGGCACCAGGGCTACCGGTTGCTGGAGACCGTCGCCGAGTACGGCAGGGAGCAACTGCGCTGCCGTGGTGAAGAAGCGGCCGTGCGCGGGAGGTACCGCGCCTACTATTGCCGGCTGGCACACGAATTCGAGAGCCACTGGTTCGGACCCGACCAGCTCGACCTGGTCGGGCGGATGAGGAACGAACAGGTCAATGTCCGGGCCGTCCTCGGCGCGGTGCTCGATGATCCGGATGGCGGACGGGCCGCGTTGCAGATGGCGGCAGACCTGTTCTGGTACTGGCTGGGTTGTGGCCAGCTTCGCGAAGGCAGGCACTGGCTGGACCGTGCGCTGGCAGCCGATGCCTCGCCGAGCTCCGAGCGAGCGGCCGCGCTGTGGGCGAACGGGTACATCGCGATCGCGGAGGGCAAGACCGTGGTTGCGCTGCAGATGCTGCGGGAGAGCCAGTCGCTTGCCGAATCCCTGGGCGACACGGCCAATCTGGCGCACGCCACGCATTTCAGGGGAGTGGCCGAACACAATCTCGGCAACACCACACTGGGCACCGAGCTGATCCGGGAAGGTTCGGTGCTGGAAGAAGCAGGGGGGCCGAGCCTGCACCACGTGCTCGCTCAGGAGCAGGTCGGCTGGCTGCACTGCCGGCGCCGCGACCCGCAACAGGCGGTGGAGGTGCTCGGCCGATGTTTGGCGGAATGCGATCTGCGGGACGAACGCTGGCTTCGGTCATGGATTTTGACGTTCTTGGGCCTGGCCAACTGGATGTTGGGCGAGTTGGATCTTGCGCAACGGCAACTGCGGGAGGCGTTGGCCGGCAAGACCCGCTTCCACGACTCCCTGGGCACTGCCGTGGTCATCGAACTGAGCGCATGGCTGGCCGCCAGACAAGATCAACCGCGCCGAGCGGCGCGGCTGCTCGGCGCGGCGCAACGCGCATGGGAACCCATCGGCAACTATCCCGGCGGGTTCGAACTGCCGAACTGGA
The window above is part of the Mycolicibacterium fortuitum subsp. fortuitum genome. Proteins encoded here:
- a CDS encoding ATP-binding protein — its product is MDNTPPSGPRHLLPADLTSLVGRRAEAAEVRRLLGSSRLVTLIGIGGVGKTRLATQVARKSQRAFADGVALAELAGVTDPGLVPLAVAESLGLAVRHQDVVWALTEYLRARDLLLILDNCEHLLDQCAVLARNLLSACPTLRILVTSREALRVSGEHVFLVPPLAVHRSEGDRDTAPTEAVQLFGERAVAVDPDFRITAENSSDIVELCSRLDGLPLAIELAAVRMRALTPAALLDRLDHRHDLLNVGDRSAAPRHHSLRAALEWSYELCSEPERRLWERLSVFSGWIMLSAAECICSDDVLPREDIAGHLSALVDKSIVARHIAEGHQGYRLLETVAEYGREQLRCRGEEAAVRGRYRAYYCRLAHEFESHWFGPDQLDLVGRMRNEQVNVRAVLGAVLDDPDGGRAALQMAADLFWYWLGCGQLREGRHWLDRALAADASPSSERAAALWANGYIAIAEGKTVVALQMLRESQSLAESLGDTANLAHATHFRGVAEHNLGNTTLGTELIREGSVLEEAGGPSLHHVLAQEQVGWLHCRRRDPQQAVEVLGRCLAECDLRDERWLRSWILTFLGLANWMLGELDLAQRQLREALAGKTRFHDSLGTAVVIELSAWLAARQDQPRRAARLLGAAQRAWEPIGNYPGGFELPNWNDEISAELRAAMGDNEFEALLAEGRAMSVDKAVGEAMGDPEPAPAAPARPDRPLAILSRREAEVAGMVAEGMTNKQIAQALVLSLRTVESHVEHIFAKLGVRSRTQVAVLYAAGQPPR